TACAATGATACCGATGACAATATATTGAGCCATGTGACCCTGATTACGATCTTAAAGGTCATTTGATATCGCATCCTTGCGACAAACCCCAGGTCTAGACTTTTGATTCATATCTGATGTACGTTTCTATTCATGAATGCTCTGTGATGACGCAATGATATCATAACTCTGGACGCCTCTAGAACTAGTGAAAGGAAACCAACCGTCTGAGGGGAATGTCGTTGGATATGATATGGTAATAAATATAACCGGTCAGGTAGCATTTCAAAGTAAGCCTGCCAGGCCAAGAAGAGAAATATTGTTCACTGAAATAATTCATCTGGCCCTTATTTCATCAATCTTCATTCACTTAAGGAAATCCCTAAGCTTAAACCTTTCCATAGGATGAATTATTGGATTTCATAGGGAAAAGTCTGTCTTGGGGAACTTTCATTACACTCTGTGATACATTCCCAAAGAAAATTTTGAGTTGAGAAATTTCTTTTTGTGGAAAATGAATGGAGCTGAAACCAGGAAGAGACAGCTCAAAAGTTGGTATTAGACATTGTATAGTTTACCGTTGGATCTATCGATTGCAAATTTTAACCCCAAACACCCTACCAGTATAACTGTGATGGTGGCTTTCATTTATATTCAATGAAGCACTTTGTCGTAACATCGTAATATGTAAGCAATTAACGGCAGTCCATACCAGCATAGCTATTAAAACACATCATAAAATTCTGTTTTTATAGTCTTAAATGTGGTCATCATTTATCGAATTAAACGCATTCCATAACCGTTGGAGTTCTTTTGTGTGTAATGTCAATAATCTGTATTAAAGGCATATGACCTCAGCAGTCATATTCACCTGAACGATTTGTTGAAAGCGTTTCACTTTCTTAATAAAAGCGTTCCACCAAGCGTCTcattgaaaaatacatattagTTTTTCATAACTGTAAGCGGGCCTTCAAGCGACATGGTGGCATTATGAATTTATAGCTTTACGATCATACCGATATGTTCAGCACATGTATTCATACCTGTATGAACGCTGTTTTGTCTGGTATGTATACAGCTGATCGACATGCAACGAACATACATACGTTAATAAAATTGCATCTGATAGACATATACCTTTCGTATGaaatcaatatacattgtacaaacaatATCTTACAGTAGGCCGTAACAATACATAGGCAGACAAGTATTGTTATACATATGAACACCACGGTATATGATGCCGAGGATATGTATTGTGACTTTTCTAAATCCCtggcattttattttatttttgatgactATAATATCAATGTCTATACCGCCACTTGTTCTTGTTGATCACAATCTGGGTCTTTGACTCCTTCAGGGTTCGCTAACATCTTAACGAATTctgaaatgatacaaaatcgaaTTTGGTATCAGAATGAGTGTGCATTGGTGTCAGAAAGTTatcatatgcatatatatcgATGGTACTAAAACATAGATTGTAGATATGTGACAGATAACTAAAAAGATATTGATCTAGACAGCAGTCGAAATATTAAAATCTAGACAGCTCAAGAGTGTTTCCAATTTATGTAATTCTTTATAGTTTAAGACATTATCCAACTTATCTTCTGcttttttggattttttaaaTTACGATTCTAActatttgtgatataaaattttATAATGATAACTTTACATtagttttaaattaaatatggATCGTTTGCAACTTCCTATCGATATTTTGCCATTTCGTTTGATAAATTTCGAGTTTTGTATCAACAACACTTTAGGCCCTTAGAACATCTAAGAAACAGCTGTAAGACCGTCTAAGTCATTTGCTTTACCGTATCATAATCTCAATTTGTTTCAACAGGACGAGGTGTCAGTATCTTTGGTGTCCGTGTACATTAACCTTGCGTCAAGATTTTATGAATTGCAACTTATCTAAGATATATTATgcataataaaataaatgtacaagCAATTACTATATCGGAATAAACAGAATGCGGATTCATCAGTCAGTGTCTATGTCGCTGTGAAATACAATTGTTGTACTTTTGTTGTTTATCCTATTGGGTTATGTAGAAGAGAGCATGCATAATTTCAAATGTACAGAATGCGGAAGAGTTCTAAGTGTATCCAAGCATTCGTATTGCGATAACGTATAGGATTAGCAATCGATTTACCTTCATATTCAACAGTTCCGTCGCCATCTATATCAGCAAGTTGTATCATTTCATCAACTTCCTCATCCGGGAGCTTGTCACCAAGGTTTGTCATGATGTGACGTAACTCATCGACAGTGATGTAACCTCTGTCCTCGCGGTCAAATACTCTGAACGCTTCAAATATTTCTTCTGGACTTCCTTTGTTTGCATCTTTTTTCTTCATCATCCTCACGAATTCATCGAACTCAATTGTTCCGTTACCTGAATGTGTGGAAACAAATGGTAATAATGGAGTTTGCTAATTATTCATTTTCTGTAATACAATTTaaagacaatatttgttttgtttttgatcaTAAattgtgttatactgtgacttatatgtatatttttttggtATATTATTCCCTCATTGAAAGTCCTACCGACACATATTTCAATCTAGAAAACTATAGTTAGCTTTCCCTataaaaattgtttaatatttaatataatttgtttcagTCACTAAACTCCCACGTCATTTAAACAATGCATAACATATCATGCATGCGATACCATTGTCCTTGACTGAATTGGAGATcactggaaaaaaaacaacacaacaacaataACTCTGACAACACGTGGCCCGCACCCCTgtaattatacatttaaattaattaaaatacatcAACAAGGTCACACTATTTACCGTCTGTGTCCACTTCCAGGACCAGCGCCTCTAGTTCCTCCTCGGTAGGGTTCTCCCCTAGGGATCTCATTACAGTTCCCAGTTCTGTCGCGGACACTGTTCCGTCTCCATCCTTATCGAACACACGGAATGCCATCCGGTATTCTGAGAAATAATTGATCGagaaataaatttattttaataactACGACCGCCTGAATGTTGTGTTAATATGTCATAGATAACCAAGAACAGAAATTCAGTTAATTGTATCAACTAATGATTTGTTGATAATATTAATTCACGACACTTATCGCCCGCTTATTATAAGTCAGCatctttatataatgtgttacaTTTGCAAGACTTGCCTTTGAATTTCAGACAGACAAATGTAGCGACAGGATATCTTTTCTAACTATTATATGGTGTATATGATATTAATCTCTGACTTTCTTATTTGGATTGATGCCCTGTTCTGTCTATATATTTAAGTGTTATTACAATACTAGTCACATTGGATGTGCTGtaaaagtgggttttttttcgaTGGTTTAATTTTGGTGGTTATCAAAAGTTTTCAACAAAATGGATGTCGTGTCATCATCTCCTTTAATCAGAAGTTCAAGGTGTCTGTAGTTTGCGATTTAAGGTTTGCTAAGACACAGCGAGAATAGAATAACTccttaaaattgatattttcatagcaaacaaaaaacaaaacaaaaacaaaaaacaaaaaagcacGTGTCTGTTGGTGACTCTTATCGTTTGAACTAAACTATgagttttaaaaatatatatttttgtccGGGTCAGGGCTGGTAATAGGCCAAACAATATACCCAccaattatatatcctgtctaattgtaatatattaaaCGCAATATTTCTACCATTTTTATTGTTCGAATGTTGTTTCTGTCAATATGAATCAAATAgcaaaaatatgtcaaaatctAAAGCTTTTTAAAGATGTAAATGGAACACTTGATTTGTTAGCTTgagaattttattttcaatcggtttttattggggtttttttttgttgtttttttgtttttgttttttttctttgttttgtgtttttttgtttgtttggtttttttgctgtgttttttttgtgtgttttgcttttttctgtttttgttttgtgttttttgttttgtttttgttttcttaaaaaTCAAATGTTCACATAAAACCTGCAATAGTAAATTAAGATATGTTTCCAGCAGCTGTATCAATATGAATACATGTTtgatatacatgatgtatagtTACTCATCTCAATCACAAACAGTTTACGTCATTGACCACACCGTGCCAAAATTATTGTTCCTATATTGCTAAAGTTTCATTTTTCAAACCAAACATAttgtaaatgatatacatcAAATACGTGTCTATCTCAAATATGTAATAGGATACAAAACAGATATCGTGGACAAAGGAGCGTTGACGATGGAATTCCTGTGTTTTTTAGAGGTAACCTTATACCGTACTCACAGCCCATTGCTGTAGTAAGTGTATGGATGTTAATGCGATGGTGATGTCTATACCAAGAGGTTGAACAGAAAACCAGCATTACGTTGTAAGTACAAAGCGGAGTTAATCAATTTACAACCGTCCCAGTGGACTGCTGTTGTTACCACAGTGGACCTAATGGCTGcatatttttacaataattaatgaataattttcaTCTGGATGACTCTGCAGGAATCTACAATATCCATTGTTGGTTCACCATACAAACGGATCACCCTCATAGACTTGAAGAAAAAAAGTCGGCCTCTTGATATTTCTTCAATATCCTGATAAAGACCATGTGCATCCTTGATAGATTTATCCTCCTAGGAGGTGATAACAGGTTATGGTAAATGTTCAAAGTTCCAAGAATCTCACTGGCCTTGTGTCAAAGGATCGTTTGAGTTCTGTGTTTAGTATAGAATATGAATATATCTCAAAAGAGATAAAAGATAGCAGAAACGTCAATATCTTGTATCTAATATTGTTTTAATCTTTATTACAAAGTATTCCAAATTTGGTTAT
This DNA window, taken from Pecten maximus chromosome 3, xPecMax1.1, whole genome shotgun sequence, encodes the following:
- the LOC117324647 gene encoding calmodulin-A-like, with the protein product MALIDETFEGLAEEQIEEYRMAFRVFDKDGDGTVSATELGTVMRSLGENPTEEELEALVLEVDTDGNGTIEFDEFVRMMKKKDANKGSPEEIFEAFRVFDREDRGYITVDELRHIMTNLGDKLPDEEVDEMIQLADIDGDGTVEYEEFVKMLANPEGVKDPDCDQQEQVAV